In Acidaminococcus timonensis, one DNA window encodes the following:
- a CDS encoding pyridoxal phosphate-dependent aminotransferase, with protein sequence MHISQRTLHIPTSPIRKLAPIANRVEKTKKIYHLNIGQPDIPTPESFFKGVASYHPKVVAYGKSQGDAKLLEGIRKYYAEWGMDYAIDDIFVTNGGSEALSFAIMTTCDPGDNVLMFEPFYANYKSFTGAYNVEIQGVPTSPDTGYHLPDQETVESYITDRTRAMLITNPGNPTGVIYTREEMDMLARIALKYDMTLIADEVYREFVYDGEYTSFGMLHELDDNLVLIDSVSKRYSACGARSGCIITKNRDLQQELLKCCQARLSCPNIEQLGAAALYSTPKSYWEEVKKEYTKRRDTIKACLAAMPGVISSDPKGAFYVMVKMPIDDTEKFAKWLLEDFDIDGETVMITPGNGFYASDVNRGQDEARLAYVLNTHDLEKAMHILAEGLKVYPGRK encoded by the coding sequence ATGCATATTTCTCAACGGACCCTGCATATTCCCACTTCTCCCATCCGTAAGCTGGCACCCATTGCCAACCGGGTAGAGAAAACCAAGAAAATCTATCACCTGAACATCGGACAGCCGGATATCCCCACGCCGGAAAGCTTTTTCAAGGGGGTGGCTTCCTACCATCCCAAAGTGGTGGCTTACGGAAAATCCCAGGGGGATGCCAAACTGCTGGAAGGCATCCGGAAGTATTATGCCGAATGGGGCATGGACTATGCCATCGATGATATCTTTGTGACCAATGGAGGCAGCGAGGCCCTTTCTTTTGCCATCATGACCACCTGCGATCCGGGGGACAATGTCCTGATGTTTGAACCTTTCTATGCCAACTACAAAAGCTTTACCGGGGCCTACAATGTGGAAATCCAGGGAGTTCCCACTTCCCCTGACACGGGATACCATCTGCCGGATCAGGAAACGGTGGAAAGCTACATCACGGACAGGACCCGTGCCATGCTGATCACCAATCCGGGGAATCCCACCGGTGTGATCTACACCAGGGAAGAAATGGACATGCTGGCCCGGATTGCCCTGAAATACGATATGACCCTGATTGCGGACGAAGTCTACAGAGAATTTGTGTACGATGGAGAGTATACCAGCTTTGGGATGCTGCATGAACTGGATGACAATCTGGTGCTCATTGATTCTGTATCCAAGCGGTACAGTGCCTGCGGTGCCCGCAGCGGCTGCATCATTACGAAAAACAGGGACCTGCAGCAGGAACTGCTGAAATGCTGCCAGGCCCGGTTGTCCTGTCCCAACATTGAACAGCTGGGTGCTGCGGCTCTGTACTCCACCCCCAAATCCTATTGGGAGGAAGTCAAGAAGGAATACACCAAACGGCGGGATACCATCAAGGCCTGCCTGGCTGCTATGCCTGGCGTGATTTCTTCCGATCCCAAAGGGGCCTTTTATGTGATGGTGAAGATGCCCATCGATGATACAGAGAAATTTGCCAAATGGCTGCTGGAAGACTTTGACATCGACGGGGAGACCGTCATGATCACACCGGGCAACGGATTCTATGCCTCCGATGTGAACCGGGGACAGGATGAGGCCCGGCTGGCCTATGTGCTGAACACCCATGACCTGGAAAAGGCCATGCACATCCTGGCTGAAGGGCTGAAGGTCTATCCGGGAAGAAAATAA